Within the Rhizobium grahamii genome, the region GCACCGACGATGTTGGTGCTGATTCCCGCGCCAAAGAGCTTGCCACCGGGATAGGACGTCTCGACATAGGAGATGGCCGAGGCGTTAGAGCCGTGCTGCAGCGAGTGCTCGGAATAATCCTGCACCGCCATCTCGACCCCGAGATAATCCGAGAGCGCATTGATGAAGCCGTCGATGGGACCGTTACCGCGGCCTTCGATCGTCTTCGTCACGCCATTGTCGGTGATCTCGGCGGAAACCACGCGAATGCCCTTGTGCTCCGGATCGGCGAAGGTCTGGTGATCGACGAACTTGATGCGGCTCTTCGGCTGCGTCACGTAGCGCTCGATGAAGTGCTCGTAAATCCGCTTTGACGGCAGTTCCTTGCCCTCTTCGTCGGTGATCCGCTGGATTTCCTCGCGATACTCCACCTGCAGGTTGCGCGGCAGGTTCAGGCCGTAATCCTGCTGCAGGATATAGGCGATACCGCCCTTGCCTGACTGCGAGTTGATGCGGATGATCGCCTCGTAAGAGCGACCGACATCCTGCGGGTCGATCGGCAGGTAAGGCACTTCCCAGACCGGATGGTTGGCGACCTTGATCGCCTTCATGCCCTTGTTGATGGCGTCCTGATGCGAACCGGAGAAAGCCGTATAGACCAGTTCACCGACGTAAGGATGGCGCTCGCCGATCGGCATCTGGTTCGAATATTCGAACACTTCCTTCATGCGCACGATGTCGGAGCAGTCGATCTCGGGATCGACGCCCTGCGTGAACATGTTCAGCGCCATGGTGACGACATCGACATTGCCGGTGCGCTCGCCGTTGCCGAACAGCGTGCCTTCGACGCGGTCCGCTCCGGCCAACAGCGCCAGTTCGGCGGCGGCGATGCCGGTGCCGCGGTCGTTATGCGGATGCAGCGAAATGATCAGGTTCTCGCGATTGTCGAGATTGCGGCACATCCACTCGATCTGGTCGGCATAGACGTTCGGCGTCGCCATCTCGACCGTCGACGGCAGGTTGATGAT harbors:
- the leuA gene encoding 2-isopropylmalate synthase, translating into MDTNTRSQNKGMPEAAIKYRAYPQVNIPDRTWPTKTLTKAPIWCSVDLRDGNQALVDPMGHDRKARMFQLLLDMGFKEIEIGFPSASQTDFDFARWCVEQGNVPDDVSLQVLVQCRPELITRTFEALEGANRPIVHFYNSTSELQRRVVFAKDVQGIKQIAVDAAKMISDMAAKAGGGYRFEYSPESFTGTELDVALDICNAVIEVMKPTPDNKLIINLPSTVEMATPNVYADQIEWMCRNLDNRENLIISLHPHNDRGTGIAAAELALLAGADRVEGTLFGNGERTGNVDVVTMALNMFTQGVDPEIDCSDIVRMKEVFEYSNQMPIGERHPYVGELVYTAFSGSHQDAINKGMKAIKVANHPVWEVPYLPIDPQDVGRSYEAIIRINSQSGKGGIAYILQQDYGLNLPRNLQVEYREEIQRITDEEGKELPSKRIYEHFIERYVTQPKSRIKFVDHQTFADPEHKGIRVVSAEITDNGVTKTIEGRGNGPIDGFINALSDYLGVEMAVQDYSEHSLQHGSNASAISYVETSYPGGKLFGAGISTNIVGASLEAIVSAANRVLEVKAGKA